GAGATGGCCGGGCGCGTCGCCGGCAAGCACGGCTGGCGCGACACCCGCCTGGCGGCGGTGCATCAGACGGTGGTCGCCCTCGCCGAGGAGATGTTCAGCCAGATGCGCAAGGAGGAGCTCATCCTGTTCCCCATCGTGCGGCAGATCGAGGCCGGGGCGGCCGACGGCAGTTTCCACTGCGGTTCGATCGCGAACCCCATCAGCGTCATGGAGGCCGAGCACGAGTCGGCCGGCAACGCGGTTGCGCGCCTGCGCGAGCTCACCGACGGTTTCGCTCCCGACGCCGAGAGCTGCAACACGCATCGCGCCCTGCTCGCGGGCCTGGCCGAGTTCGAGGCCGACCTGCACCGCCACGTGCACAAGGAGAACAACATCCTCTTCCCGAAGGCGCTCGCTCGAATTCCCGCGGCGGTGTAGGTTTGCAGCCGCGCATTGCGGTGCGACCGCTGGATTTGCTCGAAATCGGCCGGCTCTTGCTCAACGGTTCCGGCGCATGCGCATTTTGGTCACCGGCGGCGCCGGATTTCTGGGTTCCCATCTCTGCGATCGACTGCTTCGGGACGGACACGAGGTGGTTTGTCTCGACAACTTCTTCACCGGACGGAAGGGGAACATCACGCACCTGCTTTCAAATCCGTTTTTCGAACTCGTGCGGCATGATGTGATCGACCCCTTCAAGGTCGAGGTGGACCAGATCTACAATCTGGCGTGCCCCGCCTCGCCACCGCACTACCAGTACAATCCCATCAAGACGACCAAGACTTCGGTGATGGGTGCGATCAACTGCCTCGGTCTGGCGAAGCGGCTGAAGGCGCGGGTGTTTCAGGCGAGCACCAGCGAGGTCTATGGCGACCCCCATGTGCACCCGCAGACCG
Above is a genomic segment from Opitutaceae bacterium containing:
- a CDS encoding hemerythrin domain-containing protein — its product is EMAGRVAGKHGWRDTRLAAVHQTVVALAEEMFSQMRKEELILFPIVRQIEAGAADGSFHCGSIANPISVMEAEHESAGNAVARLRELTDGFAPDAESCNTHRALLAGLAEFEADLHRHVHKENNILFPKALARIPAAV